One window of the Pelobates fuscus isolate aPelFus1 chromosome 12, aPelFus1.pri, whole genome shotgun sequence genome contains the following:
- the LOC134578729 gene encoding keratin-associated protein 10-10 isoform X7, with translation MSLSLSLPVTLLSRPCLSLCSPVPVCHSTLVSLSLSLSVTLLSCPCLSLYSHVTVIVPVCLSALQSLSVTLLSCPCLSLYSRVTVIVPVCHSALVSLSVTLLSCHCHCPCLSLCSRVTVCHSTLMSLSLSLPVTLLSCPCLSLYVIVPVCHSALPSLSVTLLSCPCLSLYSRVTVIVPVCHSALVSLSVTLLSCHCHCPCLSLCSCVTVIVPVCHSALPSLSVTLLSCPCLSLYVIVPVCHSALPSLSVTLLSCHCHCPCLSLCSRVTVCHSTLMSLSLSLPVTLLSRPCLSLCSPVTITVPLVFWFKQGTMILLGLNDVFAPGFVTLSSRRLEIAI, from the exons ATGTCACTGTCATTGTCCCTGCCTGTCACTCTTCTCTCCCGTCCCTGTCTGTCACTCTGCTCTCCTGTCCCTGTCTGTCACTCTACTCTCGTGTCACTGTCATTGTCCCTGTCTGTCACTCTGCTCTCCTGTCCCTGTCTGTCACTCTACTCTCATGTCACTGTCATtgtccctgtctgtctctctgctcTCCAGTCCCTGTCTGTCACTCTGCTCTCCTGTCCCTGTCTGTCACTCTACTCTCGTGTCACTGTCATTGTCCCTGTCTGTCACTCTGCTCTCGTGTCACTGTCTGTCACTCTACTCTCATGTCACTGTCATTGTCCCTGTCTGTCACTCTGCTCTCGTGTCACTGTCTGTCACTCTACTCTCATGTCACTGTCATTGTCCCTGCCTGTCACTCTGCTCTCCTGTCCCTGTCTGTCACTCTA TGTCATTGTCCCTGTCTGTCACTCTGCTCTCCCGTCCCTGTCTGTTACTCTGCTCTCCTGTCCCTGTCTGTCACTCTACTCTCGTGTCACTGTCATTGTCCCTGTCTGTCACTCTGCTCTCGTGTCACTGTCTGTCACTCTACTCTCGTGTCACTGTCATTGTCCCTGTCTGTCACTCTGCTCTTGTGTCACTGTCATTGTCCCTGTCTGTCACTCTGCTCTCCCGTCCCTGTCTGTTACTCTGCTCTCCTGTCCCTGTCTGTCACTCTA TGTCATTGTCCCTGTCTGTCACTCTGCTCTCCCGTCCCTGTCTGTCACTCTGCTCTCATGTCACTGTCATTGTCCCTGCCTGTCACTCTGCTCTCGTGTCACTGTCTGTCACTCTACTCTCATGTCACTGTCATTGTCCCTGCCTGTCACTCTTCTCTCCCGTCCCTGTCTGTCACTCTGCTCTCCTGTCACTATCACGGTTCCCCTTGTGTTCTGGTTTAAGCAAGGCACAATGATTCTCTTGGGTTTAAATGATGTATTTGCCCCTGGATTTGTCACTTTGTCCTCCAGGCGGCTGGAAATTGCAATATAA
- the LOC134578729 gene encoding keratin-associated protein 10-1 isoform X1 yields MTMGSLRHVLLCAAFLWKLMLGTYTHCHLNVTVCHSALMSLSVTLLSCPCLSLCVIVPVCHSSLPSLSVTLLSCPCLSLYSRVTVIVPVCHSTLMSLSLSLSVTLLLCHCLSLYSHVTVIVPVCHSALVSLSVTLLSCHCHCPCLSLFSPVPVCHSALLSLSVTLLSCHCHCPCLSLCSPVPVCHSTLMSLSLSLSVSLLSSPCLSLCSPVPVCHSTLVSLSLSLSVTLLSCHCLSLYSHVTVIVPVCHSALVSLSVTLLSCHCHCPCLSLCSPVPVCHSMSLSLSVTLLSRPCLLLCSPVPVCHSTLVSLSLSLSVTLLSCHCLSLYSRVTVIVPVCHSALVSLSLSLSVTLLSRPCLLLCSPVPVCHSTLVSLSLSLSVTLLSCHCHCPCLSLCSPVPVCHSVSLSLPVTLLSRPCLSLCSPVTITVPLVFWFKQGTMILLGLNDVFAPGFVTLSSRRLEIAI; encoded by the exons ATGACTATGGGATCCCTAAGGCATGTTTTACTTTGTGCAGCATTCTTGTGGAAATTAATGTTGGGGACATACACTCACTGTCACTTAAACGTCACTGTCTGTCACTCTGCTCTCATGTCCCTGTCTGTCACTCTACTCTCCTGTCCCTGTCTGTCACTCTG TGTCATTGTCCCTGTCTGTCACTCTTCTCTCCCGTCCCTGTCTGTCACTCTGCTCTCCTGTCCCTGTCTGTCACTCTACTCTCGTGTCACTGTCATTGTCCCTGTCTGTCACTCTACTCTCATGTCACTGTCATTGTCCCTGTCTGTCACTCTGCTCTTGTGTCACTGTCTGTCACTCTACTCTCATGTCACTGTCATTGTCCCTGTCTGTCACTCTGCTCTCGTGTCACTGTCTGTCACTCTACTCTCATGTCACTGTCATTGTCCCTGCCTGTCACTCTTCTCTCCCGTCCCTGTCTGTCACTCTGCTCTCCTGTCCCTGTCTGTCACTCTACTCTCGTGTCACTGTCATTGTCCCTGTCTGTCACTCTGCTCTCCTGTCCCTGTCTGTCACTCTACTCTCATGTCACTGTCATtgtccctgtctgtctctctgctcTCCAGTCCCTGTCTGTCACTCTGCTCTCCTGTCCCTGTCTGTCACTCTACTCTCGTGTCACTGTCATTGTCCCTGTCTGTCACTCTGCTCTCGTGTCACTGTCTGTCACTCTACTCTCATGTCACTGTCATTGTCCCTGTCTGTCACTCTGCTCTCGTGTCACTGTCTGTCACTCTACTCTCATGTCACTGTCATTGTCCCTGCCTGTCACTCTGCTCTCCTGTCCCTGTCTGTCACTCTA TGTCATTGTCCCTGTCTGTCACTCTGCTCTCCCGTCCCTGTCTGTTACTCTGCTCTCCTGTCCCTGTCTGTCACTCTACTCTCGTGTCACTGTCATTGTCCCTGTCTGTCACTCTGCTCTCGTGTCACTGTCTGTCACTCTACTCTCGTGTCACTGTCATTGTCCCTGTCTGTCACTCTGCTCTTGTGTCACTGTCATTGTCCCTGTCTGTCACTCTGCTCTCCCGTCCCTGTCTGTTACTCTGCTCTCCTGTCCCTGTCTGTCACTCTACTCTCGTGTCACTGTCATTGTCCCTGTCTGTCACTCTGCTCTCGTGTCACTGTCATTGTCCCTGTCTGTCACTCTGCTCTCCCGTCCCTGTCTGTCACTCTG TGTCATTGTCCCTGCCTGTCACTCTTCTCTCCCGTCCCTGTCTGTCACTCTGCTCTCCTGTCACTATCACGGTTCCCCTTGTGTTCTGGTTTAAGCAAGGCACAATGATTCTCTTGGGTTTAAATGATGTATTTGCCCCTGGATTTGTCACTTTGTCCTCCAGGCGGCTGGAAATTGCAATATAA
- the LOC134578729 gene encoding keratin-associated protein 16-1 isoform X5 encodes MSLSLSLSVTLLSRPCLSLCSPVPVCHSTLVSLSLSLSVTLLSCHCHCPCLSLCSCVTVCHSTLMSLSLSLSVTLLSCHCLSLYSHVTVIVPACHSSLPSLSVTLLSCPCLSLYSRVTVIVPVCHSALLSLSVTLLSCHCHCPCLSLCSPVPVCHSALLSLSVTLLSCHCHCPCLSLCSRVTVCHSTLMSLSLSLSVTLLSCHCLSLYSHVTVIVPACHSALLSLSVTLCHCPCLSLCSPVPVCYSALLSLSVTLLSCHCHCPCLSLCSRVTVCHSTLVSLSLSLSVTLLLCHCHCPCLSLCSPVPVCYSALLSLSVTLCHCPCLSLCSPVPVCHSVSLSLPVTLLSRPCLSLCSPVTITVPLVFWFKQGTMILLGLNDVFAPGFVTLSSRRLEIAI; translated from the exons ATGTCACTGTCATTGTCCCTGTCTGTCACTCTTCTCTCCCGTCCCTGTCTGTCACTCTGCTCTCCTGTCCCTGTCTGTCACTCTACTCTCGTGTCACTGTCATTGTCCCTGTCTGTCACTCTACTCTCATGTCACTGTCATTGTCCCTGTCTGTCACTCTGCTCTTGTGTCACTGTCTGTCACTCTACTCTCATGTCACTGTCATTGTCCCTGTCTGTCACTCTGCTCTCGTGTCACTGTCTGTCACTCTACTCTCATGTCACTGTCATTGTCCCTGCCTGTCACTCTTCTCTCCCGTCCCTGTCTGTCACTCTGCTCTCCTGTCCCTGTCTGTCACTCTACTCTCGTGTCACTGTCATTGTCCCTGTCTGTCACTCTGCTCTCCTGTCCCTGTCTGTCACTCTACTCTCATGTCACTGTCATtgtccctgtctgtctctctgctcTCCAGTCCCTGTCTGTCACTCTGCTCTCCTGTCCCTGTCTGTCACTCTACTCTCGTGTCACTGTCATTGTCCCTGTCTGTCACTCTGCTCTCGTGTCACTGTCTGTCACTCTACTCTCATGTCACTGTCATTGTCCCTGTCTGTCACTCTGCTCTCGTGTCACTGTCTGTCACTCTACTCTCATGTCACTGTCATTGTCCCTGCCTGTCACTCTGCTCTCCTGTCCCTGTCTGTCACTCTA TGTCATTGTCCCTGTCTGTCACTCTGCTCTCCCGTCCCTGTCTGTTACTCTGCTCTCCTGTCCCTGTCTGTCACTCTACTCTCGTGTCACTGTCATTGTCCCTGTCTGTCACTCTGCTCTCGTGTCACTGTCTGTCACTCTACTCTCGTGTCACTGTCATTGTCCCTGTCTGTCACTCTGCTCTTGTGTCACTGTCATTGTCCCTGTCTGTCACTCTGCTCTCCCGTCCCTGTCTGTTACTCTGCTCTCCTGTCCCTGTCTGTCACTCTA TGTCATTGTCCCTGTCTGTCACTCTGCTCTCCCGTCCCTGTCTGTCACTCTG TGTCATTGTCCCTGCCTGTCACTCTTCTCTCCCGTCCCTGTCTGTCACTCTGCTCTCCTGTCACTATCACGGTTCCCCTTGTGTTCTGGTTTAAGCAAGGCACAATGATTCTCTTGGGTTTAAATGATGTATTTGCCCCTGGATTTGTCACTTTGTCCTCCAGGCGGCTGGAAATTGCAATATAA
- the LOC134578729 gene encoding keratin-associated protein 10-10 isoform X9: protein MSLSLSLSVTLLSRPCLSLCSPVPVCHSTLVSLSLSLSVTLLSCHCHCPCLSLCSCVTVCHSTLMSLSLSLSVTLLSCHCLSLYSHVTVIVPACHSSLPSLSVTLLSCPCLSLYVIVPVCHSALPSLSVTLLSCPCLSLYSRVTVIVPVCHSALVSLSVTLLSCHCHCPCLSLCSCVTVIVPVCHSALPSLSVTLLSCPCLSLYVIVPVCHSALPSLSVTLLSCHCHCPCLSLCSRVTVCHSTLMSLSLSLPVTLLSRPCLSLCSPVTITVPLVFWFKQGTMILLGLNDVFAPGFVTLSSRRLEIAI from the exons ATGTCACTGTCATTGTCCCTGTCTGTCACTCTTCTCTCCCGTCCCTGTCTGTCACTCTGCTCTCCTGTCCCTGTCTGTCACTCTACTCTCGTGTCACTGTCATTGTCCCTGTCTGTCACTCTACTCTCATGTCACTGTCATTGTCCCTGTCTGTCACTCTGCTCTTGTGTCACTGTCTGTCACTCTACTCTCATGTCACTGTCATTGTCCCTGTCTGTCACTCTGCTCTCGTGTCACTGTCTGTCACTCTACTCTCATGTCACTGTCATTGTCCCTGCCTGTCACTCTTCTCTCCCGTCCCTGTCTGTCACTCTGCTCTCCTGTCCCTGTCTGTCACTCTA TGTCATTGTCCCTGTCTGTCACTCTGCTCTCCCGTCCCTGTCTGTTACTCTGCTCTCCTGTCCCTGTCTGTCACTCTACTCTCGTGTCACTGTCATTGTCCCTGTCTGTCACTCTGCTCTCGTGTCACTGTCTGTCACTCTACTCTCGTGTCACTGTCATTGTCCCTGTCTGTCACTCTGCTCTTGTGTCACTGTCATTGTCCCTGTCTGTCACTCTGCTCTCCCGTCCCTGTCTGTTACTCTGCTCTCCTGTCCCTGTCTGTCACTCTA TGTCATTGTCCCTGTCTGTCACTCTGCTCTCCCGTCCCTGTCTGTCACTCTGCTCTCATGTCACTGTCATTGTCCCTGCCTGTCACTCTGCTCTCGTGTCACTGTCTGTCACTCTACTCTCATGTCACTGTCATTGTCCCTGCCTGTCACTCTTCTCTCCCGTCCCTGTCTGTCACTCTGCTCTCCTGTCACTATCACGGTTCCCCTTGTGTTCTGGTTTAAGCAAGGCACAATGATTCTCTTGGGTTTAAATGATGTATTTGCCCCTGGATTTGTCACTTTGTCCTCCAGGCGGCTGGAAATTGCAATATAA
- the LOC134578729 gene encoding keratin-associated protein 10-6 isoform X8, with product MSLSLSLSVTLLSRPCLSLCSPVPVCHSTLVSLSLSLSVTLLSCHCHCPCLSLCSCVTVCHSTLMSLSLSLSVTLLSCHCLSLYSHVTVIVPACHSSLPSLSVTLCHCPCLSLCSPVPVCYSALLSLSVTLLSCHCHCPCLSLCSRVTVCHSTLVSLSLSLSVTLLLCHCHCPCLSLCSPVPVCYSALLSLSVTLLSCHCHCPCLSLCSRVTVIVPVCHSALPSLSVTLLSCHCHCPCLSLCSRVTVCHSTLMSLSLSLPVTLLSRPCLSLCSPVTITVPLVFWFKQGTMILLGLNDVFAPGFVTLSSRRLEIAI from the exons ATGTCACTGTCATTGTCCCTGTCTGTCACTCTTCTCTCCCGTCCCTGTCTGTCACTCTGCTCTCCTGTCCCTGTCTGTCACTCTACTCTCGTGTCACTGTCATTGTCCCTGTCTGTCACTCTACTCTCATGTCACTGTCATTGTCCCTGTCTGTCACTCTGCTCTTGTGTCACTGTCTGTCACTCTACTCTCATGTCACTGTCATTGTCCCTGTCTGTCACTCTGCTCTCGTGTCACTGTCTGTCACTCTACTCTCATGTCACTGTCATTGTCCCTGCCTGTCACTCTTCTCTCCCGTCCCTGTCTGTCACTCTG TGTCATTGTCCCTGTCTGTCACTCTGCTCTCCCGTCCCTGTCTGTTACTCTGCTCTCCTGTCCCTGTCTGTCACTCTACTCTCGTGTCACTGTCATTGTCCCTGTCTGTCACTCTGCTCTCGTGTCACTGTCTGTCACTCTACTCTCGTGTCACTGTCATTGTCCCTGTCTGTCACTCTGCTCTTGTGTCACTGTCATTGTCCCTGTCTGTCACTCTGCTCTCCCGTCCCTGTCTGTTACTCTGCTCTCCTGTCCCTGTCTGTCACTCTACTCTCGTGTCACTGTCATTGTCCCTGTCTGTCACTCTGCTCTCGTGTCACTGTCATTGTCCCTGTCTGTCACTCTGCTCTCCCGTCCCTGTCTGTCACTCTGCTCTCATGTCACTGTCATTGTCCCTGCCTGTCACTCTGCTCTCGTGTCACTGTCTGTCACTCTACTCTCATGTCACTGTCATTGTCCCTGCCTGTCACTCTTCTCTCCCGTCCCTGTCTGTCACTCTGCTCTCCTGTCACTATCACGGTTCCCCTTGTGTTCTGGTTTAAGCAAGGCACAATGATTCTCTTGGGTTTAAATGATGTATTTGCCCCTGGATTTGTCACTTTGTCCTCCAGGCGGCTGGAAATTGCAATATAA
- the LOC134578729 gene encoding keratin-associated protein 10-1 isoform X4 yields the protein MTMGSLRHVLLCAAFLWKLMLGTYTHCHLNVTVCHSALMSLSVTSHVTVIVPACHSSLPSLSVTLLSCPCLSLYSRVTVIVPVCHSALLSLSVTLLSCHCHCPCLSLCSPVPVCHSALLSLSVTLLSCHCHCPCLSLCSRVTVCHSTLMSLSLSLSVTLLSCHCLSLYSHVTVIVPACHSALLSLSVTLCHCPCLSLCSPVPVCYSALLSLSVTLLSCHCHCPCLSLCSRVTVCHSTLVSLSLSLSVTLLLCHCHCPCLSLCSPVPVCYSALLSLSVTLLSCHCHCPCLSLCSRVTVIVPVCHSALPSLSVTLLSCHCHCPCLSLCSRVTVCHSTLMSLSLSLPVTLLSRPCLSLCSPVTITVPLVFWFKQGTMILLGLNDVFAPGFVTLSSRRLEIAI from the exons ATGACTATGGGATCCCTAAGGCATGTTTTACTTTGTGCAGCATTCTTGTGGAAATTAATGTTGGGGACATACACTCACTGTCACTTAAACGTCACTGTCTGTCACTCTGCTCTCATGTCCCTGTCTGTCACT TCTCATGTCACTGTCATTGTCCCTGCCTGTCACTCTTCTCTCCCGTCCCTGTCTGTCACTCTGCTCTCCTGTCCCTGTCTGTCACTCTACTCTCGTGTCACTGTCATTGTCCCTGTCTGTCACTCTGCTCTCCTGTCCCTGTCTGTCACTCTACTCTCATGTCACTGTCATtgtccctgtctgtctctctgctcTCCAGTCCCTGTCTGTCACTCTGCTCTCCTGTCCCTGTCTGTCACTCTACTCTCGTGTCACTGTCATTGTCCCTGTCTGTCACTCTGCTCTCGTGTCACTGTCTGTCACTCTACTCTCATGTCACTGTCATTGTCCCTGTCTGTCACTCTGCTCTCGTGTCACTGTCTGTCACTCTACTCTCATGTCACTGTCATTGTCCCTGCCTGTCACTCTGCTCTCCTGTCCCTGTCTGTCACTCTA TGTCATTGTCCCTGTCTGTCACTCTGCTCTCCCGTCCCTGTCTGTTACTCTGCTCTCCTGTCCCTGTCTGTCACTCTACTCTCGTGTCACTGTCATTGTCCCTGTCTGTCACTCTGCTCTCGTGTCACTGTCTGTCACTCTACTCTCGTGTCACTGTCATTGTCCCTGTCTGTCACTCTGCTCTTGTGTCACTGTCATTGTCCCTGTCTGTCACTCTGCTCTCCCGTCCCTGTCTGTTACTCTGCTCTCCTGTCCCTGTCTGTCACTCTACTCTCGTGTCACTGTCATTGTCCCTGTCTGTCACTCTGCTCTCGTGTCACTGTCATTGTCCCTGTCTGTCACTCTGCTCTCCCGTCCCTGTCTGTCACTCTGCTCTCATGTCACTGTCATTGTCCCTGCCTGTCACTCTGCTCTCGTGTCACTGTCTGTCACTCTACTCTCATGTCACTGTCATTGTCCCTGCCTGTCACTCTTCTCTCCCGTCCCTGTCTGTCACTCTGCTCTCCTGTCACTATCACGGTTCCCCTTGTGTTCTGGTTTAAGCAAGGCACAATGATTCTCTTGGGTTTAAATGATGTATTTGCCCCTGGATTTGTCACTTTGTCCTCCAGGCGGCTGGAAATTGCAATATAA
- the LOC134578729 gene encoding putative keratin-associated protein 4-16 isoform X10, with product MSLSLSLSVTLLSCHCLSLYSHVTVIVPACHSSLPSLSVTLLSCPCLSLYSRVTVIVPVCHSALLSLSVTLLSCHCHCPCLSLCSPVPVCHSALLSLSVTLLSCHCHCPCLSLCSRVTVCHSTLMSLSLSLSVTLLSCHCLSLYSHVTVIVPACHSALLSLSVTLCHCPCLSLCSPVPVCYSALLSLSVTLLSCHCHCPCLSLCSRVTVCHSTLVSLSLSLSVTLLLCHCHCPCLSLCSPVPVCYSALLSLSVTLLSCHCHCPCLSLCSRVTVIVPVCHSALPSLSVTLLSCHCHCPCLSLCSRVTVCHSTLMSLSLSLPVTLLSRPCLSLCSPVTITVPLVFWFKQGTMILLGLNDVFAPGFVTLSSRRLEIAI from the exons ATGTCACTGTCATTGTCCCTGTCTGTCACTCTGCTCTCGTGTCACTGTCTGTCACTCTACTCTCATGTCACTGTCATTGTCCCTGCCTGTCACTCTTCTCTCCCGTCCCTGTCTGTCACTCTGCTCTCCTGTCCCTGTCTGTCACTCTACTCTCGTGTCACTGTCATTGTCCCTGTCTGTCACTCTGCTCTCCTGTCCCTGTCTGTCACTCTACTCTCATGTCACTGTCATtgtccctgtctgtctctctgctcTCCAGTCCCTGTCTGTCACTCTGCTCTCCTGTCCCTGTCTGTCACTCTACTCTCGTGTCACTGTCATTGTCCCTGTCTGTCACTCTGCTCTCGTGTCACTGTCTGTCACTCTACTCTCATGTCACTGTCATTGTCCCTGTCTGTCACTCTGCTCTCGTGTCACTGTCTGTCACTCTACTCTCATGTCACTGTCATTGTCCCTGCCTGTCACTCTGCTCTCCTGTCCCTGTCTGTCACTCTA TGTCATTGTCCCTGTCTGTCACTCTGCTCTCCCGTCCCTGTCTGTTACTCTGCTCTCCTGTCCCTGTCTGTCACTCTACTCTCGTGTCACTGTCATTGTCCCTGTCTGTCACTCTGCTCTCGTGTCACTGTCTGTCACTCTACTCTCGTGTCACTGTCATTGTCCCTGTCTGTCACTCTGCTCTTGTGTCACTGTCATTGTCCCTGTCTGTCACTCTGCTCTCCCGTCCCTGTCTGTTACTCTGCTCTCCTGTCCCTGTCTGTCACTCTACTCTCGTGTCACTGTCATTGTCCCTGTCTGTCACTCTGCTCTCGTGTCACTGTCATTGTCCCTGTCTGTCACTCTGCTCTCCCGTCCCTGTCTGTCACTCTGCTCTCATGTCACTGTCATTGTCCCTGCCTGTCACTCTGCTCTCGTGTCACTGTCTGTCACTCTACTCTCATGTCACTGTCATTGTCCCTGCCTGTCACTCTTCTCTCCCGTCCCTGTCTGTCACTCTGCTCTCCTGTCACTATCACGGTTCCCCTTGTGTTCTGGTTTAAGCAAGGCACAATGATTCTCTTGGGTTTAAATGATGTATTTGCCCCTGGATTTGTCACTTTGTCCTCCAGGCGGCTGGAAATTGCAATATAA
- the LOC134578729 gene encoding uncharacterized protein LOC134578729 isoform X6 yields MTMGSLRHVLLCAAFLWKLMLGTYTHCHLNVTVCHSALMSLSVTLLSCPCLSLCSRVPVFHSTLMSLSLSLSVSLLSGPCLSLYSHVTVIVPVCHSSLPSLSVTLLSCPCLSLYSRVTVIVPVCHSTLMSLSLSLSVTLLLCHCLSLYSHVTVIVPVCHSALVSLSVTLLSCHCHCPCLSLFSPVPVCHSVSLSLSVTLLSRPCLLLCSPVPVCHSTLVSLSLSLSVTLLSCHCLSLYSRVTVIVPVCHSALVSLSLSLSVTLLSRPCLLLCSPVPVCHSTLVSLSLSLSVTLLSCHCHCPCLSLCSPVPVCHSVSLSLPVTLLSRPCLSLCSPVTITVPLVFWFKQGTMILLGLNDVFAPGFVTLSSRRLEIAI; encoded by the exons ATGACTATGGGATCCCTAAGGCATGTTTTACTTTGTGCAGCATTCTTGTGGAAATTAATGTTGGGGACATACACTCACTGTCACTTAAACGTCACTGTCTGTCACTCTGCTCTCATGTCCCTGTCTGTCACTCTACTCTCCTGTCCCTGTCTGTCACTCTGCTCTCGTGTCCCTGTTTTTCACTCTACTCTCATGTCACTGTCATtgtccctgtctgtctctctgctcTCCGGTCCCTGTCTGTCACTCTACTCTCATGTCACTGTCATTGTCCCTGTCTGTCACTCTTCTCTCCCGTCCCTGTCTGTCACTCTGCTCTCCTGTCCCTGTCTGTCACTCTACTCTCGTGTCACTGTCATTGTCCCTGTCTGTCACTCTACTCTCATGTCACTGTCATTGTCCCTGTCTGTCACTCTGCTCTTGTGTCACTGTCTGTCACTCTACTCTCATGTCACTGTCATTGTCCCTGTCTGTCACTCTGCTCTCGTGTCACTGTCTGTCACTCTACTCTCATGTCACTGTCATTGTCCCTGCCTGTCACTCTTCTCTCCCGTCCCTGTCTGTCACTCTG TGTCATTGTCCCTGTCTGTCACTCTGCTCTCCCGTCCCTGTCTGTTACTCTGCTCTCCTGTCCCTGTCTGTCACTCTACTCTCGTGTCACTGTCATTGTCCCTGTCTGTCACTCTGCTCTCGTGTCACTGTCTGTCACTCTACTCTCGTGTCACTGTCATTGTCCCTGTCTGTCACTCTGCTCTTGTGTCACTGTCATTGTCCCTGTCTGTCACTCTGCTCTCCCGTCCCTGTCTGTTACTCTGCTCTCCTGTCCCTGTCTGTCACTCTACTCTCGTGTCACTGTCATTGTCCCTGTCTGTCACTCTGCTCTCGTGTCACTGTCATTGTCCCTGTCTGTCACTCTGCTCTCCCGTCCCTGTCTGTCACTCTG TGTCATTGTCCCTGCCTGTCACTCTTCTCTCCCGTCCCTGTCTGTCACTCTGCTCTCCTGTCACTATCACGGTTCCCCTTGTGTTCTGGTTTAAGCAAGGCACAATGATTCTCTTGGGTTTAAATGATGTATTTGCCCCTGGATTTGTCACTTTGTCCTCCAGGCGGCTGGAAATTGCAATATAA
- the LOC134578729 gene encoding uncharacterized protein LOC134578729 isoform X2, with protein sequence MTMGSLRHVLLCAAFLWKLMLGTYTHCHLNVTVCHSALMSLSVTLLSCPCLSLCSRVPVFHSTLMSLSLSLSVSLLSGPCLSLYSHVTVIVPVCHSSLPSLSVTLLSCPCLSLYSRVTVIVPVCHSTLMSLSLSLSVTLLLCHCLSLYSHVTVIVPVCHSALVSLSVTLLSCHCHCPCLSLFSPVPVCHSALLSLSVTLCHCPCLSLCSPVPVCYSALLSLSVTLLSCHCHCPCLSLCSRVTVCHSTLVSLSLSLSVTLLLCHCHCPCLSLCSPVPVCYSALLSLSVTLLSCHCHCPCLSLCSRVTVIVPVCHSALPSLSVTLLSCHCHCPCLSLCSRVTVCHSTLMSLSLSLPVTLLSRPCLSLCSPVTITVPLVFWFKQGTMILLGLNDVFAPGFVTLSSRRLEIAI encoded by the exons ATGACTATGGGATCCCTAAGGCATGTTTTACTTTGTGCAGCATTCTTGTGGAAATTAATGTTGGGGACATACACTCACTGTCACTTAAACGTCACTGTCTGTCACTCTGCTCTCATGTCCCTGTCTGTCACTCTACTCTCCTGTCCCTGTCTGTCACTCTGCTCTCGTGTCCCTGTTTTTCACTCTACTCTCATGTCACTGTCATtgtccctgtctgtctctctgctcTCCGGTCCCTGTCTGTCACTCTACTCTCATGTCACTGTCATTGTCCCTGTCTGTCACTCTTCTCTCCCGTCCCTGTCTGTCACTCTGCTCTCCTGTCCCTGTCTGTCACTCTACTCTCGTGTCACTGTCATTGTCCCTGTCTGTCACTCTACTCTCATGTCACTGTCATTGTCCCTGTCTGTCACTCTGCTCTTGTGTCACTGTCTGTCACTCTACTCTCATGTCACTGTCATTGTCCCTGTCTGTCACTCTGCTCTCGTGTCACTGTCTGTCACTCTACTCTCATGTCACTGTCATTGTCCCTGCCTGTCACTCTTCTCTCCCGTCCCTGTCTGTCACTCTGCTCTCCTGTCCCTGTCTGTCACTCTA TGTCATTGTCCCTGTCTGTCACTCTGCTCTCCCGTCCCTGTCTGTTACTCTGCTCTCCTGTCCCTGTCTGTCACTCTACTCTCGTGTCACTGTCATTGTCCCTGTCTGTCACTCTGCTCTCGTGTCACTGTCTGTCACTCTACTCTCGTGTCACTGTCATTGTCCCTGTCTGTCACTCTGCTCTTGTGTCACTGTCATTGTCCCTGTCTGTCACTCTGCTCTCCCGTCCCTGTCTGTTACTCTGCTCTCCTGTCCCTGTCTGTCACTCTACTCTCGTGTCACTGTCATTGTCCCTGTCTGTCACTCTGCTCTCGTGTCACTGTCATTGTCCCTGTCTGTCACTCTGCTCTCCCGTCCCTGTCTGTCACTCTGCTCTCATGTCACTGTCATTGTCCCTGCCTGTCACTCTGCTCTCGTGTCACTGTCTGTCACTCTACTCTCATGTCACTGTCATTGTCCCTGCCTGTCACTCTTCTCTCCCGTCCCTGTCTGTCACTCTGCTCTCCTGTCACTATCACGGTTCCCCTTGTGTTCTGGTTTAAGCAAGGCACAATGATTCTCTTGGGTTTAAATGATGTATTTGCCCCTGGATTTGTCACTTTGTCCTCCAGGCGGCTGGAAATTGCAATATAA